In a single window of the Cupriavidus basilensis genome:
- a CDS encoding MFS transporter has product MTPPSSGQPAASPDRARHAGAGIDVQQFIDSQPFSRFQWIILILCFLIVAADGFDTAAIGFIAPMLAKEWGVSRAHLGPVMSAALFGLAAGALVAGPLADRFGRKGVLVGSVLCFGGWSVASAFSTSLEALTVLRFLTGLGLGAAMPNAVTLMSEYAPTRRRSLAVNAMFCGFTLGSSAGGFAAAWLIPHYGWHSVLLVGGVAPLLLAVLLIFFLPESVRFLVARKAPDARIAAALSKVHPGVLRADERFHVQEAAPTGASSLRTILMPQFRTGTVLLWTTYFMGLLIFYLLTSWLPTLFADAGYPIEKAALITALFPLGGGIGTLTVGWLMDRGHPWRIVAGTYALTGALVYAVGHGAGDVFLLGVLVFAAGTCMNGAQSSMPTLAAGFYPTQCRATGVAWMLGIGRFGGIVGALLGAQILGLGWSFGKIFGLLSLPAFVATAALLIASARPRTAVRPAVGQHDAAH; this is encoded by the coding sequence ATGACGCCCCCAAGCAGCGGCCAGCCGGCCGCATCCCCTGACCGTGCGCGCCATGCCGGCGCCGGCATCGACGTCCAGCAGTTCATCGACAGCCAGCCGTTCTCGCGCTTCCAGTGGATCATCCTGATCCTGTGCTTCCTGATTGTGGCGGCCGATGGCTTCGACACCGCGGCGATTGGCTTTATCGCGCCGATGCTGGCCAAGGAGTGGGGCGTCAGCCGCGCCCATCTCGGGCCGGTGATGAGCGCGGCCTTGTTCGGCCTGGCTGCCGGCGCGCTGGTGGCGGGCCCGCTGGCCGACCGCTTTGGCCGCAAGGGTGTGCTGGTCGGCTCGGTGCTGTGCTTCGGTGGCTGGAGCGTGGCATCGGCTTTTTCGACTTCGCTCGAAGCGCTCACGGTCCTGCGTTTCCTGACCGGCCTCGGCCTGGGCGCGGCCATGCCGAACGCGGTCACGCTGATGTCCGAGTACGCGCCCACGCGGCGGCGCTCGCTGGCGGTCAACGCCATGTTCTGCGGTTTTACGCTGGGCTCCTCGGCCGGGGGTTTTGCCGCGGCTTGGCTGATTCCGCACTATGGCTGGCATTCGGTGCTGCTGGTGGGCGGCGTTGCGCCGCTGCTGCTGGCCGTGCTGCTGATCTTCTTCCTGCCGGAGTCCGTGCGTTTCCTGGTGGCGCGCAAGGCCCCGGACGCGCGCATCGCAGCCGCGTTGTCCAAGGTCCACCCGGGCGTGCTGCGCGCAGACGAGCGCTTTCATGTGCAAGAGGCCGCGCCCACCGGCGCTTCCTCGCTGCGCACCATCCTGATGCCGCAGTTCCGCACCGGCACCGTGTTGCTGTGGACCACGTACTTCATGGGGCTGCTGATCTTCTACCTGCTGACGAGCTGGCTGCCGACGCTGTTCGCCGATGCGGGCTACCCGATCGAGAAGGCGGCGCTCATCACCGCGCTGTTCCCCCTGGGCGGTGGCATCGGTACGCTGACCGTGGGCTGGCTGATGGACCGCGGCCATCCGTGGCGCATCGTGGCCGGCACCTACGCGCTGACTGGCGCGCTGGTCTATGCGGTGGGCCACGGCGCCGGGGACGTGTTCCTGCTTGGCGTGCTGGTGTTTGCCGCCGGCACCTGCATGAACGGCGCGCAATCCTCCATGCCCACGCTGGCCGCCGGCTTCTATCCCACGCAATGCCGGGCCACCGGCGTGGCCTGGATGCTGGGCATTGGACGCTTTGGCGGCATCGTCGGCGCGCTGCTGGGCGCGCAGATCCTGGGATTGGGATGGAGCTTTGGCAAGATCTTCGGCCTGCTCTCGCTGCCCGCCTTTGTTGCCACCGCCGCGCTGCTGATCGCCTCGGCACGGCCACGCACCGCGGTGCGGCCTGCCGTAGGCCAGCACGATGCCGCACACTGA
- the pobA gene encoding 4-hydroxybenzoate 3-monooxygenase — protein MRTQVAIIGAGPAGLLLGQLLAKAGIDAVIVEQRSPDYILGRIRAGILESVTADALERAGVAQRLQHDGLVHHGIELSYGGERHHIDFHALIGRSVTVYGQTEVTRDLMAARHAGNAITIYDAQDVSVHDFDTATPMVRYRKDGQQHELRCDFIAGCDGFHGVTRRSVPEPSKRIFERVYPFGWLGVLADTPPVADELIYASHERGFALCSMRSLTRSRYYVQVSADERVEDWSDQRFWDELRGRLDASAAEALVTGASIEKSIAPLRSFVCEPMRFGNLFLAGDAAHIVPPTGAKGLNLAASDVLYLADGLIARYLHDDASELDAYSQKCLRRVWKAERFSWWMTSLLHRFPDADDFALRIQQAELDYLTGSRAAQMSLAENYVGLPY, from the coding sequence ATGCGCACACAAGTCGCCATCATCGGCGCCGGCCCCGCCGGCTTGCTGCTCGGGCAACTGCTCGCCAAGGCGGGCATCGATGCGGTTATCGTCGAGCAACGCAGCCCCGACTACATCCTCGGCCGTATCCGCGCCGGCATCCTTGAAAGCGTGACCGCCGATGCGCTGGAGCGCGCTGGCGTGGCGCAGCGCCTGCAGCACGACGGCCTGGTTCACCATGGCATCGAACTGTCCTATGGCGGCGAGCGCCACCACATCGACTTCCACGCGCTGATTGGCCGCTCGGTCACGGTCTACGGCCAGACCGAGGTCACGCGCGACCTGATGGCCGCCCGGCATGCCGGCAATGCCATCACGATCTACGACGCGCAAGACGTCAGCGTGCACGATTTCGATACGGCCACGCCCATGGTGCGGTATCGCAAGGACGGCCAGCAGCACGAACTGCGCTGCGACTTCATCGCTGGCTGCGATGGCTTTCATGGCGTCACGCGGCGCAGCGTGCCCGAGCCGTCCAAGCGCATCTTCGAGCGGGTCTATCCCTTCGGCTGGCTCGGCGTGCTCGCCGACACGCCGCCGGTGGCGGATGAACTCATCTACGCCAGCCACGAGCGCGGCTTCGCGCTGTGCAGCATGCGCTCGCTCACGCGTAGCCGCTACTACGTGCAGGTGAGCGCCGACGAACGGGTCGAGGACTGGTCCGATCAACGCTTCTGGGACGAACTGCGCGGCCGGCTCGATGCCAGCGCCGCCGAGGCGCTGGTGACGGGCGCGAGCATCGAAAAAAGCATCGCGCCGTTGCGCAGCTTTGTGTGCGAGCCGATGCGCTTCGGCAACCTGTTCCTGGCGGGCGACGCCGCGCATATCGTGCCACCGACCGGCGCCAAGGGCCTGAACCTGGCCGCCAGCGATGTTCTCTACCTGGCCGACGGCCTGATCGCGCGCTACCTGCACGACGATGCCAGCGAGCTGGACGCGTACTCGCAGAAATGCCTGCGCCGGGTCTGGAAGGCGGAGCGCTTCTCGTGGTGGATGACGTCGCTCCTGCACCGCTTCCCCGATGCCGATGACTTCGCGCTGCGCATCCAGCAAGCCGAGCTGGACTACCTCACTGGCTCGCGTGCCGCCCAGATGTCGCTGGCGGAAAACTACGTCGGCCTGCCGTATTGA